In the genome of Catharus ustulatus isolate bCatUst1 chromosome 1, bCatUst1.pri.v2, whole genome shotgun sequence, the window GTATTGATCCAGCATTGATCCCATATTGGGGTCGGATCAGCCCAGTATTGATCTGACATTGATCCGGTATCAGTCCTGTACTGATCTGGTATTGATCCAGTGTCATTCCAGCATTGATCAGGTATTGGGACACAATTGGTGCCGTATTGATCCAGTATTGATCAAGTATAGATCCAGCATTGATCCCATATTGGGATCAGATCAGTCCAGTATTGATCTGATATTGATCCGGTATCAGTCCCACATTGATCTGGTATTGATCTGACATCATTCCAATATTGATCCAGCATTGATCTAATATTGGGGCAGGATCAGCCCAGTATTGATTTGATATTGATCCAGCGTCATTCCAGCATTGATCCAGCATTGATCAGGTATTGATCCAGTCTCAGCCCTGTATTGATCTGGTATTGATCAGGTATCAGTCCTGTATTGATCTGGTAATGATCCGGTATCATTCCAATAATTGATCCAGCACAGATTGGGCATTAACCCAGCATTGATCCAGCATTGATCTGTATTGATCTGATATTGATCTGTATTGATCCAGCAGTGATCCTGTATTGATCCAGTATTGATTCAATATTGATCCAGCATTAAACCAGCATTGATCCACTATTGATCTGATATTGATCTGTATTGATCCAGCAGTGATCCTGTATTGATCCAGTATTGATCCAGCATTAAACCAGCATTGATCCAGTATTGCCTCTGTATTGATCCAGTATTGATCCAGTATTGATCTAGCATTGATCTGACATTGCTTCTGTATTGATCCAGCATtgacccagcagtgacacagcactGGCACAGTATTGATCCAGTATTGGTTCAGTATTGATCCAGCACTGATCCAGTATTGATTTGGTATTGATACGGTATTGTTCTAGCACTGGTCTGGTATTGATCTGGTATGGATCCGGTATTGATCCAGCACTGATCCAGAATTGATCTGGTATTGATCCAGCACTTCTCTGGCATTGATTTGTTATTGATCCAGTCCTGATCTGGTAATgatccagcactgctctggcatTGATTTGTTATTGATCCAGTCCTGATCTGGTAATgatccagcactgctctggcatTGATTTGTTATTGATCCAGCCCTGATCTGCCCCCACCCCGTACCGATCCAGCCCCTCCTGTGGGGCTGCCGCAGCCCCCAGGGCTcacaggacccctccccattccaGAGTTTGGGGTCACTGGCTGGGTcacctcccccagctctgtggggcagagccctggggggctccgtggggctggggggggtccctgggggtcccatcccccccccaaaacaccaggcaggagctggggggcgCAGGAAGCTTTattgggggaactgggggagaCCCTAAaggggggagcgggggggggaggggctgcccTATGGATTGTGCGTATCTGGGGGGGGGGCTGCCCTATAGAGGGGTGGGGATCCCCTATAGAGGGGTGGGGCTGCCCTATAGAGGGGGGGGCTGCCCTATAGAGGAGTGGGGGGATCCCCTATAGAGGGGTGGGGCTGCCCTATAGAGGGGTGGGGGATGCCCTATAGAGGAGTGGGGGCTGCCCTATAGAGGAGTGGGGGCTGCCCTATAGAGGAGTGAGGGGATGCCCTATAGAGTGAGGGGCTGCCCTATAGAGGGGTGGGGGATCCCCTACAGAGGAGAGGGGCTGCCCTATAGAGGAGTGGGGGGCTGCCCTATAGAGGAGTGAGGGGGATCCCCTATAGAGGGGTGGGGCTGCCCTATAGAGGGGTGGGGGATGCCCTATAGAGGAGTGGGGGGATCCCCTATAGAGGGGTGGGGGGCTGCCCTATAGAGGAGTGGGGGGCTGCCCTATAGAGGGGTGGGGCTGCCCTATAGAGGGGTGGGGGCTGCCCTATAGAGGGGGGGCTGCCCTATAGAGGAGTGAGGGGGATCCCCTATAGAGGGGTGGGGGCTGCCCTATAGAGGAGTGGGGGGATCCCCTATAGAGGAGTGAGGGGCTGCCCTATAGAGTGGGGGCTGCCCTATAGAGGAGTGTGGGGGGATGCCCTATGGGCTGTGCGTATCAATGTGGGGCCACCCCATAGCGggagtgcagagctgtggggtttggggtcaccccatagggatttggggagatttttggggtcacctcaCAGGAattttgagagatttttggGATCACCCCATagcagggaattttggggtcaccccatagggattttgggatttttggggtcactccatagggatttttggggaaacCCCAtagtggggatttttggggtcaccccacagggattttgggatttttggggccaCCCCATAGCggtttatgggatttttggggtcatcCCAtagcagggattttggggtcaccccatagtggggattttgggatttttggggtcaccccacagcgatttttggggtcactccatgacggggattttggggggatttctgGGGCCACCCCATAGCGGTTTGAGGATATTTGGGGTCACCctacagggattttgggggatttttggggtcactccatagtgggtttggggtcatccCATAGGGATTttaggagattttgggggatttttggggtcactccatggcggggatttttggggtcaccctaTAGCGGTTTTTGGGGTCAACCCATAGGGATTTTGGAGGATATTTGGGGTCACCCCAtagtgggaattttggggtcaccccacagcgatttttggggtcactccatgacggggattttggggggatttttgaggtCACCCCATAGCGGTTTGAGGATATTTGGGGTCACCCCAtagtggggatttggggagatttggggtcaccccagaATGATTTTTGGGCTCACCCTGTAGcggatttggggtcaccccatatagatttagggggatttttggggtcaccccatagcggggattttgggatcaccCCATAGcaggtttttgggatttttggggtcaccccataGCGGATTTGGGGTCATACCACagggattttaggggatttggggttttttggggttttgggggtttttggggttttttggggtttttggggtcaccccacaGCTGTTCTGGAGTCACcccacagggattttggggggatttgggttttttgggggttttttggggtttttggggtcaccccacagcgatttttggggtcaccccacagggattttgggggatcttgggggatttgggggattttgggggagtttggggtttttttgggtttttggggtttttggggtcaccccacagggatttgggttttttggggtttttttggggtttttggggtttttggggtcacacCCCCTCCTGCGCCCGCCGGAACTCGAAGACGCTGCCGCGCTCCAGGAAGGTTTGTGGGGCGGGGGCGCCCccggggttttggggttttttggggggtttttggggttcctgggggcTCCGGGGGGCCCAGAGGTCCTGGGGGtccggggggtcccggggggcgcccccagacccctcctcaGGGGGGCCGAAACCGCCCCCGCCCGGGGTCAGCAGGCGGAAAATGtcctggggagagagggggcaggggtcaggggtcaggggtcaagtttggggtttggggtcagagatttggggtcagggtttggggtcaggtttgggaTCAGGGGTCAGGGTTTGGTGTTTggggtgaggatttggggtttggggttgggtttggggtttagggtCAAGGTTTGGagtcaggggtcaggggtcagcgatttggggtttggggtcaggggttagggtttggggtcaagtttggggtttggggtcagggttggGATCAGAGTTTCAGgtaaggtttggggtttggatttgggatcaggttTGGGGTCAAGGCTTGGGGGCAGGGTTTGAGGTCAGGTTTGaggtcagggtttggggtttggggtcagagatttggggtcaggtttggggtttggggtcaaaatttggggtcagatatttggggtcaggattgggggtcagggatttggggtttgcggtttggggtcagggtttgggatcagggtcaggtttggggtcagggtttggggtttggggtcaaggtttggggtttggggtttttgggatcaggggggttttttgggtcgGGGTTtgaggtgtttggggtttttggggtcagggatttggggtttgaggtcaggtttggggtcaggtttggagtttggggtttggggtcaggatttggggtttggggtcaggatttggggtttggggttggatttggggtcaggattggagtcagggatttggggtcaggggggtttttggggtttggggtttgaggtgttgggggttttgggtCAGGGGTCAGCAATTTGGGGTCGGGTTTGGGATTTAGGGTCAGGATTGGGgtgcagggcttggggtttggggtcagggtttggggtcaggatttggggtgggtttgggtggttttggggatttttttggggttgtttcggggttatttttgggggttttgggatgtttgtggggttgttttggggttttttgggtgtttttggggctggtttgggggatgatttttgggatgatttttggggttatttatggggtattttggggctgttttggagttgttttagggatttttggagggttattttttaggtttttggggttattttggggttaattttggggttttgggggtggattttggggttatttttgggattttttggggttattttttggggattttgggaaatgatttttggggtttttggggttatttttgggttatttttggggttattttcgaggtttttggggttttggggctgggtttggggttatttttggggtgattttggggttttggggatttttttggggtcatttttgaggttttggaggctgattttggggttatttatggggttttggggttattttggggttatttttaaggtttttggggtttgggggatgatttttgggatgatttttgggggatgattttggggttatttttgggatggtttttggggttattttggggttattttggggttttttggtggtttttgctcaCCCCTGGCTCCACAGACACCTGGCCCTTCCCCCCCACGTTGATCACTCGCCCGTCCCGGCGCAGCAGCAAATTCAGCCCCGGGGCCCCCGGGAGCCcccctggaaaaggaaaaaaatggaaaatttgagGGGATTTAAGGGGATTTAAaggggattttaatgggatttttgtgggatttttttgggattttttaggggattttttttggatttttttgggatttttatgggattttggggggatttttgggagatttttttgggatttttaggggattttttgggggattttttgggattttttttggatttttatgggattttggggggatttttgggagatttttttgggatttttaggggatttttttttatttttaggggacttttaggggattttttttgggatttttataggatttttaagggatttttataggatttttaggggatttttttgggatttttaggggatttttatgggattttttggggatttttgggggatttttgggatatttttagggatattttagggatattttagggacaatttggggaaattttaggaatattttatgGCTAATTTCGGActaattttgggatattttagggttAATTTAGAGATAATTTGGGgatatttcaggaatattttaggGCTATTTTAGGgatgattttgggatattttagagataattttgggatattttagagacattttagggatattttaggacTAATTTAGGGATATTTCAGGGCTATTTTAAGGCTAATTTAGGGCTATTTTTGGGATACTTTTAGGGTTAATTTAgagataattttgggatatttttgagATAATTTAGAGATAATCAAGGGTAATTTACAGATAATTTCGGGATATTTTAGGGCTAATTTAAGGCCAATTTAGGACTATTTTCACAATATTTTAGAGAtaatttggggatatttttgggatattttagagCTAATTTAGGGTTAATTTCAGTATACTTTAGAGATAATTTCGGGCTATTTTAGGACTATTTTAGGGCTACTTTAGAGCTATTTTCAGGCTATTTTAGTGCTAATTTTGGGCTATTTCAGGGTTGTTTTGGGCTCTCACCTGCCATGCTGTAGGGCCGGGTCACCCTGTGCTCGCTCAGCTGCTTTAGGGATATTTTAGAGATaactttgggatattttagagCTAATTTAGGGCtatttttgggctattttaggACTATTTTAGGGCTAATTTTGGGCTACTTTAGAGCTCATTTAGGGCTATTTTAGGGCTATTTTCAGACTATTTCAGGGCTGTTTTGGAGCTCACCCACCATGCCGTAGGGCTGGGTGACCCTGCGCTCGCTCAGCTGTTTTAGGGCTATTTTATGGATATTTTACAGATAATTTCAGTATATTTTAGAGCTGTGTTGGGCTCTCACCTGCCATGCCGTAGGGCCGGGTGACCCTGCGCTCGCTCAGCTGTTTTATGGATATTTTATGGATATTTTATggatattttattaatattttagggataactttgggatattttagagCTAATTTCAGGGCTGTTTGGGCTCTCACCTGCCATGCCGTAGGGCCGGGTGACCCTGCGCTCGCTCAGCTGTTTTATGGATATTTTATGGATATTTTATGGATATTTTATGGATATTTTATGGATATTTTATggatattttattaatattttagggataactttgggatattttagagCTAATTTCAGGGCTGTTTGGGCTCTCACCTGCCGTGCCGTAGGGCCGGGTGGCCCTGCGCTCACTCAGCTgttttagggatattttagggatattttatGGATATTTTACAGATAATTTCAGGCTATTTCAGGGCTGTTTCAGAGCTCACCTGCCGTGCCGTAGGGCCGGGTGACCCTGCGCTCGCTCAGCTGTGTTAGGGctattttagggatattttacAGATAATTTCAGTATATTTTAGGGCTGTTTGGGCTCTCACCTGCCATGCCGTAGGGCCGGGTGGCCCTGCGCTCGCTCAGCTGTTTTATGGATATTTTATGGATATTTTATGGATATTTTATggatattttattaatattttacagataATTTCGGAATATTTTAGAGCTAATTTCAGGGCTGTTTTGGGCTCTCACCTGCCATGCCATAGGGCCGGGTCGCCCTGCGCTCGCTCAGCTGTTTTAGGGctattttagggatattttacAGATAATTTCAGACTATTTTAGGGGTGTTTCAGAGCTCACCTGCCATGCCGTAGGGCCGGGTGGCCCTGCGCTCGCTCAGCACCGCCAGCTCTGCCCCCCTCCGGAACTGCAGCTCCCGGATCACCCCGTCCCccccccggcaccgccccgcgccccccgaGCCCGCGCGCAGCTCGAAGCGCCGCAGCACCACGGGGTACCTGGGGGGAGGGAAACGGGGGGGTTAGGGACCCAGAAATTATCATAAAAACATCACCAAATTATCATAAAAACATCCCCAAATTAgcacaaaaatatcacaaaaatatccccaaagtatcacaaaaatgtcaccaaaatatcacaaaaacatctccaaattaccacaaaaatatcacaaaattatcattaaaatatccccaaattaTCCCCATATTatccccaaattatcccaaaaatttcccaaaattattcccaaattatcccaaattgtcccaaaaatatccccaaattatcacaaaaatatccccaaattatcccaaaattatcctgaaattatcccaaaattatccccaaattaacccaaaaatatcccaaaaaatccccaaaacatcccGAAATTATcaaaaaacatccccaaattatcacaaaaatatccccaaattatctccaaattatcccaaaattatcccaaaattatcccaaaaaatccaaaaaatatcccaaaattgtcccaaaattatcccaaaatcaccccaaattatccctaaaatatcccaaaaatatcccaaaaatatcccaaaattatccctaAAATATTCCCCAATTATCCCAGAATTATCCCCAAATGATCacaaaattatccccaaaatatccccaaatcaccccaagaaccccaaaccccgcccTGAGCCCAGGAGCCCCCCTGGAACCCTGGAAatccccccgggaccccccaaaatctcccaggagcccccaaaccccaaaatcccaacccccaaacccccaaaactccaaaccccaaacctcacaccaaaccccaaatcccaaaccccaaatcccaaaccccagaactaaccccaaaccccaaatcccaaatcccaaaccccagaactaaccccaaaccccaaatcccaaatcccaaaccccagaattaaccccaaaccccaaatcccaaatcccaaacaccccaaaccccaaaatcccccggggcccccaaaccccaaaaaaccccagaactgaccccaaatctcacctcaattccaggatttcaggatCAATAATTCTGGTGTTTGTCATGTGTGtgtgggaccccaaaccccaaacctgaccccaaatcccataatcTCACCTCAGCTCCAGGATTTCGGGGTCAGTGATCCTGGTGTTTGTCGTGTGTGtggaccccaaaccccaaaccccaaaccccaaatcccaaatcccataatCTCACCtcaattccaggattttggggtcagtgaTTCTTGTGTTTGTCATGTGTGtgtgggaccccaaaccccaaaccccagaactgaccccataactgaccccaaaccccaatcctgACCCTATAAACACACCTGAGCTCCAGGATTTCGGGGCCAGTAATTCTCATGTTTGTCATGTGTGTGTGGGACCccaagccccaaaccccaaacctgaccccagAACTGACTCCAAACTCACCTGAGCTCCAGTATTTTGGGGTCAGTGATTCTGGTGTTTGCCATGTGTGTATGggacccaaaccccaaatctcaaaccccaaaccccaaaccccaaacccccaaactcaCCTCAATTCCAGTATCTCAGGGTCAGTGATCCTGGTGTTTGTCATGTGTGtgtgggaccccaaaccccagaccccaaacctgaccccaaactccaaatcccATAATCTCACCTCAATTCCAGTATCTCAGGATCAATAATTCTGGTGTTTGTCATGTGTGtgtgggaccccaaaccccaaatcccaaatcccaaaccctcaATCTCACCTCAATTCCAATATTTTGGGGTCAGTAATTCTGGTGTTTGTCATGTGTGtgtgggaccccaaatcccaaaccccagacctgaccccaaaccccaatcctgaccccaaatcccataaactCACCTCaactccaggattttggggtcagtaATCCTGGTGTTTGTCATGTGTGTGggacccaaaccccaaaccccagaactcaccccaaaccccagaactgaccccaaatcccataaactCACCTCAGTTCCAGTATCTCAGGGTCAGTAATTCTCGTGTTTGTCATGTGTGtgtgggaccccaaaccccaaatctgaccccaaaccccaaatcccaaatcccaaacaccccaaaccccaacaatcccaaactccagaattaaccccaaaccccaaatcccaaaccccaaaaaccacaaaccccaaaatcccccggggaccccaaactccaaaaaaccccagaactgaccccaaatctcacctcaattccaggattttggggtcagtaATTCTGGTGTTTGTCATGTGTGtgtgggaccccaaaccccaaaccccaaaaatcccaacccacaaaccccaaaccccaaactgaccccaaacctgaccccaaaccccaaatctcacctCAATTCCAGTATCTCAGGGTCAGTGATCCTGGTGTTTGTCATGTGTGTGTGGgacaccaaaccccaaaccccaaaccccaatcctgaccccaaaccccaatcctgACCCAAATCTCACCTCAattccaggatttcaggatCAGTAATTCTGGTGTTTGTCATGTGTGTGTggacccaaaccccaaaccccaaatcccataaactCACCTCAATTCCAGTATCTCAGGATCAGTGATCCTGGTGTTTGTCGTGTGtgtgggaccccaaaccccaaaccccaaaccccaaactgaccccaaacctgaccccaaatcccataatcTCACCTCAGCTCCAGTATCTCAGGGTCAGTGATCCTGGTGTTTGTCATGTGCGTGTGGACCCCGCTCCGCCCCTCCCAGTggggcccggccccggcgcccCCCGCCACCGTCTCGTAGTACCCGCCCCGGTCCGAGCCGAACGTCACGTTGTTCATGCAGCCCTGGAACCAAATGTCCTATAAAtacacctgggaccccaaaactaaccccaaaaatacacacCAAAAATACATCCCAATAATACCCCAAAGTGatcccaaaactgaccccaaacactGATCCTaaactgaccccaaacactgaccccaaaactgaccccgGTGTTCATGCAGCCCTGAAACAAAAGTATCCCAAAAATacaccagggaccccaaaaatgcaccccaaaaatacacctgggacccaaaaatatcccaaaactgaccccagaaGTGACCCCAGAAGTGACCCCAAAATtgaccccagaactgacccgaaaactgaccccaaaactgaccccagaactgaccccagaactgaccccaaaactcatcccaaaactgaccccagaaccaaccccaaaactgatcccaaaactgaccccagaagtgaccccagaactgaccccaaaattgaccccagaactgacccGAAAACtgaccccagaactgaccctAAAACtgaccccagaactgaccccagaactgaccccagaactgaccccagaactgaccccaaaactgaccccagaaccgaccccaaaactgaccccagaactgaccctGGTGTTCATGCAGccctgaaacaaaaatatcccaaatagAACCATAAAAATACCCCAGAACTGATCCTAAAACtgaccccagaactgaccccgGTGTTCATGCAGCCCtgaaaccaaaaaacccaaaatatcccaaatggaaccccaaataaaaccccaaatggaaccccaaaactgaccccgTTGTTCATGCAGccctgaaacaaaaatatcctATAAATACACCTGGGACTCCAAAAatgcaccccaaaaatgcaccccaaaaataccccagaaCTGATCCGGTGTTCACGCAGCCCTGGAACCAAAATACGCCAAAAATATCCGAAatgacaccccaaaaacacacctgggacccaaaaataccccaaaactgaccccaaactgaccacaaaactgaccccagaactgaccccaaaactgaccccagaaccgaccccaaaactgaccctgTTGTTCATGCAGCTCTGAAACAAAAACATCCTACAAAtacacctgggaccccaaaaatacaccccaaTAATACCCCAGAACTGATCCGGTGTTCATGCAGCCCTGGAACGAAATGTCCTATGAATACacttgggaccccaaaactaaccccaaaaatacaccccaaaaatacaccccaaaaatacatcccaaaaatacaccccaaaaatacaccccaaaaatacaccccaaaaatacaccccaaaaatacatcccaaaaatacaccccaaTAATACCCCAGAACTGATCCGGTGTTCACGCAGCCCTGGAACCAAAATACGCCAAAAATATCCGAAatgacaccccaaaaacacacctgggacccaaaaatatcccaaaactgaccccaaactgaccacaaaactgaccccaaaactgacccctgaactgaccccaaacactgaccccaaactgaccccgGTGTTCATGCAGCCCTGGaaccaaaaacaccccaaaatatcccaaatggaaccccaaaaatacacctgggacccaaaaataccccaaatgcACCCAGACCATGGGACCCcgccctcacctgtccctgtcccctcacctgtgctcacctgtccttttcacacctgtcccctcccctcacctgtcccctcccctgtccccacctgtc includes:
- the LOC116994887 gene encoding 5-oxoprolinase-like yields the protein MTNTRITDPEILELRYPVVLRRFELRAGSGGAGRCRGGDGVIRELQFRRGAELAVLSERRATRPYGMAGGLPGAPGLNLLLRRDGRVINVGGKGQVSVEPGDIFRLLTPGGGGFGPPEEGSGGAPRDPPDPQDLWAPRSPQEPQKPPKKPQNPGGAPAPQTFLERGSVFEFRRAQEGV